A portion of the Oceanispirochaeta sp. M1 genome contains these proteins:
- a CDS encoding glycosyltransferase gives MYDYVFVTHLPCFYKVNLYRELAKELKIFVIFISDSTIEKRSDDFIDLNSLNFDYKVINKGHFQSRCILNSIFRIYKVLKNTKFNKIIVSGWDLLEFWFIILFFSKHKNCLALESTVYESHITGLKGLLKKYFLLRISTVFASGSMHHDLLKKLNYQGDVRITKGVGIINKPDIIFHEKIYNKKYLYLGRLTYVKNLKIMIEIFNSLANYEFTIIGDGPQKDILKEMANTNIKFIDSIDNKDLQKYFLKYDILILPSICETWGLVVEESLYYGLPVIISKYCGSSDLIQHCKNGYIVDPYDISLIKETIVNVDEEKYHSLVEGIRKISILDKDLDQINSYQ, from the coding sequence ATGTATGATTATGTATTTGTAACTCATTTGCCATGCTTCTATAAAGTTAATCTTTATAGAGAGTTAGCAAAAGAACTTAAAATTTTTGTGATTTTTATTTCTGATAGTACAATAGAAAAAAGATCTGATGATTTTATTGATTTAAATAGTTTAAACTTTGACTATAAAGTAATTAATAAAGGACATTTTCAGAGCAGATGTATATTGAATAGTATATTTAGAATATATAAAGTTTTAAAAAATACTAAATTTAATAAAATAATTGTTTCAGGATGGGATTTGTTAGAGTTCTGGTTTATTATTTTATTTTTTTCTAAGCATAAGAATTGTTTGGCTTTAGAATCAACAGTATATGAAAGTCATATTACTGGCTTAAAAGGTCTTTTAAAAAAATATTTTTTGTTACGAATTAGTACTGTTTTTGCATCAGGTTCAATGCATCATGATTTATTAAAGAAATTAAATTATCAAGGAGATGTGAGAATAACGAAAGGTGTTGGAATAATTAACAAGCCAGATATTATATTTCACGAGAAAATATATAATAAAAAATATTTGTATTTGGGTAGACTCACTTATGTTAAGAATTTAAAGATAATGATCGAAATATTTAATTCTCTAGCAAATTATGAATTTACAATTATTGGAGATGGTCCACAAAAAGATATTTTAAAGGAAATGGCAAATACAAACATTAAATTCATTGATTCTATAGATAATAAGGATCTTCAAAAATATTTTTTGAAGTATGACATACTTATTTTACCTAGCATTTGTGAAACTTGGGGACTAGTTGTAGAAGAATCACTTTATTATGGACTTCCAGTAATTATTTCCAAATATTGTGGATCTTCAGATCTTATACAACATTGCAAAAATGGCTACATTGTTGATCCTTATGATATTTCTTTGATTAAAGAAACTATAGTAAATGTAGATGAGGAGAAATATCATAGTCTTGTTGAAGGAATAAGAAAAATATCTATTTTGGACAAAGATCTTGATCAAATAAATTCATATCAATAA
- a CDS encoding glycosyltransferase, with protein sequence MKITFIGYTIKRGGAGKAALRMYNALDKSGVEREFITIENNSLYSAKDNKYIEKYIHLIGWITSYLICKFQKTKNITKHSLNIFGSSFIKRQVSEASLLHIHWINNESLRIKDFYLLSNKSVITLHDEWFYCGAEHLALDDETFKRVIEGYSFVNKNVKGIDINRFIWNIKKQNYKLLSGVIFTVPSSWMKDRAQQSNLLKNRDIRIVPNPIDTSIFKKQKDLDYPYYGILKNNFIITFGAVKGSISNIKGFDLLISAIEKISIYLDDISMLKIITFGGKVKKKSTIFGIDVIEVGHISSESELAEIYSLSSITVVPSRVESFGQVAAESLSCETPVVGFDHSGLKDIIIHKKNGFLATPFEPDSLAEGILWFYNMSKTKLCHIGECGRSHIELNFSNKIVSEKMISIYNEIEGNL encoded by the coding sequence TTGAAAATCACATTTATTGGATATACTATAAAACGAGGTGGAGCTGGTAAAGCCGCGCTTCGCATGTATAATGCATTAGATAAATCTGGAGTAGAAAGAGAATTTATAACTATCGAAAATAATTCGCTTTATTCAGCAAAAGATAATAAATATATTGAGAAGTATATTCATCTTATAGGATGGATAACTTCATATTTAATTTGTAAATTTCAAAAAACAAAAAATATTACAAAACATTCTTTAAATATTTTTGGTAGTTCTTTTATCAAAAGGCAAGTTAGTGAGGCATCATTGCTTCATATTCATTGGATCAATAATGAAAGTTTACGAATAAAGGATTTTTATCTTTTATCAAACAAATCAGTAATTACACTTCATGATGAGTGGTTTTATTGTGGAGCCGAACATTTAGCTTTAGATGATGAGACATTTAAACGTGTTATTGAAGGGTATAGTTTCGTTAATAAAAATGTAAAGGGTATTGATATAAATCGTTTTATTTGGAATATAAAAAAACAGAATTATAAATTATTATCTGGTGTTATTTTTACTGTTCCATCTAGTTGGATGAAAGATCGTGCACAACAAAGCAATCTATTAAAGAATCGAGATATCAGGATTGTACCAAACCCCATAGATACATCAATTTTTAAGAAACAGAAAGATCTAGATTATCCGTATTATGGAATTTTAAAGAATAATTTTATTATCACGTTTGGTGCTGTGAAAGGAAGTATAAGCAATATTAAAGGTTTTGACTTGCTTATAAGTGCAATTGAAAAAATATCTATATATTTAGATGATATTTCTATGTTAAAGATAATTACATTTGGCGGTAAAGTTAAAAAAAAGAGCACTATTTTTGGTATCGATGTTATCGAAGTGGGGCATATATCTTCAGAATCTGAACTTGCTGAAATTTATTCATTATCATCAATAACTGTTGTACCATCAAGAGTAGAATCTTTTGGGCAAGTTGCAGCAGAAAGTTTAAGCTGCGAGACTCCAGTTGTTGGGTTTGATCATTCGGGTTTAAAGGACATTATTATTCATAAAAAAAATGGTTTTTTAGCAACTCCATTTGAACCTGATTCTCTTGCTGAGGGAATTTTGTGGTTTTATAATATGAGTAAGACAAAACTTTGTCATATTGGTGAATGCGGAAGATCTCATATTGAGCTCAATTTTAGCAACAAAATTGTTTCAGAAAAAATGATTTCTATTTATAATGAGATAGAGGGGAATTTATAA
- a CDS encoding UDP-N-acetylglucosamine 4,6-dehydratase encodes MNLLSILNRENQLLEKDIKKNIVTLNKRVSESSFLVIGGAGSIGQAVAKEIFQRNPKRLHVVDISENNLVELVRDIRSSYGYIDGDFKTFALDCGSREFELLFENEGPYDYVLNLSALKHVRSEKDPYTLMRMIDVNVLNTIKTIDLSIKHGVKKYFCVSTDKAANPVNMMGASKRIMEMFLMQKSIEIDISTARFANVAFSDGSLLYGFNQRILKKQPLSAPNDVRRYFVLPEEAGQLCLFSTILGENRDIFFPKLSQELNLITFSSIAERYLSERGFDPYLCDSENEARELVSKLSAENKWPCYFFKSDTTGEKDFEEFFTEKETLDMNQFIALGVIKNNPDYNEEKLSFFLKKISDLKDSGWNKKELLELFYFMIPDFGHKETGKYLDGRM; translated from the coding sequence ATGAATTTATTATCTATTTTGAATCGTGAAAATCAGTTACTAGAGAAAGATATTAAAAAGAACATTGTTACATTAAACAAAAGAGTTTCCGAATCTTCTTTTTTGGTAATTGGTGGTGCAGGTTCAATTGGACAAGCTGTAGCAAAAGAGATATTTCAACGTAATCCAAAGCGATTGCATGTTGTTGATATTTCTGAAAATAATCTGGTAGAGTTAGTCCGTGATATTCGTTCTTCTTATGGTTATATTGATGGTGATTTTAAAACATTTGCTTTAGATTGTGGCAGTAGGGAATTCGAGTTATTATTTGAAAATGAAGGACCTTATGATTATGTGCTTAATTTATCTGCGTTAAAACATGTCAGAAGTGAAAAAGATCCATACACATTAATGCGAATGATTGATGTTAATGTATTGAATACTATAAAGACAATAGATTTATCAATTAAACATGGTGTAAAAAAGTATTTTTGTGTTTCAACTGATAAAGCAGCCAATCCAGTAAATATGATGGGTGCTTCAAAACGAATCATGGAAATGTTCCTGATGCAAAAAAGTATAGAAATAGATATTTCGACAGCTCGTTTTGCTAATGTTGCTTTCTCAGATGGTAGTTTACTATATGGTTTTAATCAAAGAATTTTAAAGAAGCAACCCTTATCAGCTCCTAATGATGTGAGGCGATATTTTGTTCTTCCTGAAGAAGCCGGACAGTTATGTCTTTTTTCAACTATACTAGGAGAGAATCGGGATATATTCTTTCCTAAACTTAGTCAAGAATTAAACCTTATTACTTTCTCTTCAATTGCAGAGAGGTATTTGAGTGAAAGAGGATTTGACCCCTATCTATGTGATAGTGAAAATGAAGCAAGAGAATTAGTAAGTAAACTTTCTGCAGAAAACAAGTGGCCATGTTATTTTTTTAAAAGCGATACGACTGGTGAAAAGGACTTTGAGGAGTTCTTCACAGAGAAAGAAACTCTCGATATGAATCAATTTATAGCTTTAGGAGTGATTAAAAACAATCCAGATTATAATGAAGAAAAGCTTTCATTTTTCCTAAAGAAAATAAGTGATTTGAAAGATAGCGGATGGAATAAGAAAGAACTTTTAGAATTGTTTTATTTTATGATACCAGATTTTGGACACAAAGAAACAGGGAAATATTTAGATGGTAGGATGTAA
- a CDS encoding NAD-dependent epimerase/dehydratase family protein, producing MKALITGYNGFIGRYLFDYLKKNNIEVDGISLSETNLEKINLKNYDSVVHLSGLAHQKKSTPYSEYKRINEDQSFHLALIAKRNGINHFIYFSSLKVYGDGDLFIKEDTECFPTDSYGKSKKNAEGKILSLQDTTFKVTILRVPLVYGPNPKANILLLLKLVNRCPILPFRGVENRRSIISIYNLSEIVRQVLKNQIEGILIPSDIRPVSTSDIIHYLSRARNKSNINFAIPHIIESLLKIVFLDKYKRLYMDFYVENTESLKRIDLRQLHESENDFIEFFKKN from the coding sequence ATGAAAGCACTAATAACAGGGTATAATGGTTTTATTGGTAGATACCTATTTGATTATCTTAAAAAAAATAATATAGAAGTTGACGGGATAAGTTTAAGTGAAACAAATCTTGAAAAAATAAATTTAAAAAATTACGATTCAGTTGTTCACTTATCAGGACTTGCTCATCAAAAAAAAAGTACACCTTATAGTGAGTATAAGCGTATTAATGAAGATCAGAGTTTTCATTTAGCTCTTATTGCAAAAAGAAATGGGATAAATCACTTTATTTACTTTAGTTCTTTGAAAGTTTATGGTGACGGAGATCTTTTTATTAAAGAAGATACTGAGTGTTTTCCCACTGATTCCTATGGGAAAAGCAAAAAGAATGCAGAAGGTAAGATATTAAGTCTACAAGATACTACTTTCAAAGTTACCATTTTGAGAGTTCCATTAGTTTATGGACCAAATCCTAAAGCTAATATATTGTTGTTATTAAAATTAGTTAATAGATGTCCAATATTACCATTTCGAGGAGTTGAAAATAGGAGATCAATTATTTCAATTTATAATCTTTCTGAAATAGTTAGACAAGTTTTAAAAAATCAAATTGAGGGTATTTTAATTCCTTCTGATATAAGACCTGTTTCAACAAGCGATATTATTCATTATTTAAGTAGGGCTAGAAATAAGAGTAATATTAATTTTGCAATACCTCATATTATTGAGAGTCTTTTAAAAATTGTTTTCTTAGATAAATATAAACGTCTATACATGGACTTCTATGTTGAAAATACAGAATCTTTAAAACGTATAGATTTAAGACAATTACATGAAAGTGAAAATGATTTTATTGAGTTCTTTAAGAAAAATTGA
- a CDS encoding glycosyltransferase family 2 protein, which produces MKVSIVTVVYNNENTIEHCIKSVLSQNYDNFEYILIDGCSSDNTMNIIDKYKENIDIIISEIDNGIYDAMNKGLRISTGDVIGFLNSDDIFYSENIISNIVDQFKNNDIDCCYGNLIFKNINGSISRNWISKDFYSGLFQRSWTPAHPTFYCKKEMYDKYGFYRTDYKIAADVDLMFRFLDIHGINSKFIDQYFVIMSDGGVSNRGIKSTFTITKEVRNSFIENKQPFNLLVYLIYKFIKIIRQKNESTNNRV; this is translated from the coding sequence ATGAAAGTATCAATAGTTACTGTCGTATATAATAATGAAAATACAATAGAACATTGTATTAAAAGTGTTCTTAGTCAAAATTATGATAACTTTGAATATATACTAATAGATGGTTGTTCAAGTGATAATACTATGAATATAATTGATAAATATAAGGAAAATATAGATATAATTATAAGTGAAATTGATAATGGTATATACGACGCAATGAATAAAGGTTTAAGGATTTCAACTGGAGATGTAATAGGTTTTTTAAATTCTGATGATATATTCTATAGTGAAAACATAATTTCAAATATAGTAGATCAATTTAAGAATAACGATATCGATTGTTGCTATGGTAATCTAATTTTCAAAAATATAAATGGGAGTATCAGTCGTAATTGGATTTCTAAGGATTTTTATTCAGGATTATTTCAACGTAGCTGGACTCCAGCACACCCCACATTTTATTGCAAAAAAGAAATGTATGATAAATATGGATTTTATAGAACAGATTATAAAATTGCTGCAGATGTAGATTTAATGTTTCGTTTTTTGGACATTCATGGAATAAATTCGAAGTTTATTGATCAGTATTTTGTGATAATGAGTGATGGTGGGGTTTCTAATCGTGGGATAAAAAGTACTTTTACAATAACTAAAGAGGTACGAAATAGTTTTATTGAGAACAAACAGCCCTTTAATTTGCTTGTTTATTTAATTTATAAATTTATTAAAATAATAAGGCAAAAAAATGAAAGCACTAATAACAGGGTATAA